The following are from one region of the Archangium lipolyticum genome:
- a CDS encoding patatin-like phospholipase family protein: MTRPFSWFLALVALTACSCHFARTDFILETLNKPAEKGDPSQAPTVTVTERVGRLTRDHLADAYLAPATVAGWMSELGRSPAPLVTLVGCLSNAAGADTGPCYQEFRDAGTKSPWGLPKAPSTVDPSAPDATEIDAARFLANAISIAPSLAALQLAVGKPLGKEELEKGIQEGAEAAAQYIHARRWHRALQRPSTALVLSGGAANGAFTAGALWRLLGILEQCRGKAAPEGCGDAGIDLVAGASTGTLIGALIDKFHTPGQERAARELLVSNYTCSVESDLYCVNSAWDWELVDDVRGLVRFDGIQNKLKDAITPAMLTNHTELVSVSVDYATGAIYGISDQDPSDFSATASESERVEGLIQAIMASIVEPVLAEPVDWVPSKSGRTRGTFVDGGVRSGLPLLQAVQRGAERVLIISTAGLEPEPIPNPPHAFGVLMRTLDLFVAQPRVGEVQQGEMAAVARRFTEYNLCMDRLAGVASRANATKFCNRTGEGFTPPALAPGFEVATSPWVGPARFEQVASSWRSSWMYRPEATLATASGYAFTPEVMRPLFLQGVSTFQSRCQEILRLFEIRGTLAVSECARPAEEVLKQAEETFAPMRQCVANKPEKRKCR; the protein is encoded by the coding sequence CCCAGCCAGGCTCCCACGGTGACGGTGACCGAGAGGGTGGGACGGCTGACGCGCGATCACCTGGCCGACGCGTACCTCGCGCCGGCCACGGTCGCGGGCTGGATGTCCGAGCTGGGCAGGTCACCCGCGCCCCTCGTCACCCTGGTGGGCTGCCTGTCCAACGCGGCGGGCGCCGACACCGGCCCCTGCTACCAGGAGTTCCGTGACGCAGGGACGAAGTCGCCCTGGGGCCTGCCCAAGGCCCCCAGCACGGTGGATCCCTCCGCTCCCGATGCGACGGAGATCGACGCGGCCCGCTTCCTGGCGAACGCCATCTCGATCGCCCCCTCGCTGGCGGCGCTTCAGCTGGCCGTGGGCAAGCCGCTCGGCAAGGAGGAGCTCGAGAAGGGCATCCAGGAGGGCGCCGAGGCCGCCGCGCAGTACATCCATGCCCGCCGGTGGCACCGCGCGCTTCAGCGTCCCTCCACCGCGCTCGTGCTGAGTGGTGGAGCGGCCAACGGGGCCTTCACCGCCGGGGCGCTCTGGCGGCTGCTGGGCATCCTCGAGCAGTGCCGGGGAAAGGCCGCTCCCGAGGGCTGTGGCGACGCGGGGATCGATCTGGTGGCCGGGGCCAGCACGGGGACGCTCATCGGAGCGTTGATCGACAAGTTCCACACGCCGGGACAGGAGCGCGCCGCGCGCGAGCTGCTCGTGAGCAACTACACGTGCTCGGTGGAGTCGGACCTGTACTGCGTCAATTCCGCGTGGGATTGGGAGCTCGTGGACGATGTCCGCGGGCTGGTGCGCTTCGACGGCATCCAGAACAAGCTGAAGGACGCCATCACCCCCGCCATGCTCACCAACCACACGGAGCTCGTCTCCGTCTCGGTGGACTACGCCACGGGTGCCATCTACGGCATCAGCGATCAGGATCCCTCGGACTTCTCCGCCACCGCGAGCGAGTCGGAGCGCGTGGAGGGCCTCATCCAGGCGATCATGGCCTCCATCGTCGAGCCGGTGCTCGCGGAGCCGGTGGACTGGGTGCCCTCGAAGTCCGGCAGGACGCGGGGAACGTTCGTGGATGGAGGGGTGCGCTCGGGGCTGCCCCTGCTCCAGGCGGTGCAGCGTGGCGCCGAGCGCGTGCTGATCATCTCCACCGCGGGGCTGGAGCCGGAGCCGATCCCCAACCCGCCGCATGCCTTTGGCGTGCTGATGCGGACGCTCGACTTGTTCGTCGCGCAACCGAGGGTGGGAGAGGTCCAGCAGGGGGAGATGGCGGCCGTCGCGCGGCGCTTCACCGAGTACAACCTCTGCATGGATCGGCTGGCGGGGGTCGCCTCGCGGGCGAACGCGACGAAGTTCTGCAACCGCACGGGGGAGGGCTTCACGCCGCCCGCGCTGGCACCGGGCTTCGAGGTCGCCACCAGCCCCTGGGTGGGGCCGGCGCGTTTCGAGCAGGTGGCGTCGAGCTGGCGCAGCTCGTGGATGTACCGACCCGAGGCGACCCTGGCGACCGCCTCGGGGTATGCCTTCACGCCCGAGGTGATGCGGCCGCTCTTCCTCCAGGGGGTGAGCACCTTCCAGTCCCGGTGCCAGGAGATCCTCCGGCTCTTCGAGATCCGGGGGACCCTCGCCGTCAGCGAGTGCGCGAGGCCTGCCGAGGAGGTCCTGAAGCAGGCCGAGGAGACGTTCGCGCCCATGCGGCAGTGCGTGGCGAACAAGCCGGAGAAGCGCAAATGCCGGTGA